Proteins found in one Deinococcus radiopugnans ATCC 19172 genomic segment:
- the rpsQ gene encoding 30S ribosomal protein S17 has translation MKKTFTGTVVSDKADKTVSVKVERRFAHPLYGKVVTRSSKYAAHDEANEYKLGDRVEIIAVRPISKTKTWKVTRLIERPRGTETTAVETELAGSEA, from the coding sequence ATGAAGAAGACCTTTACCGGCACCGTCGTCAGCGACAAGGCCGACAAGACCGTCAGCGTCAAGGTCGAGCGCCGCTTCGCCCACCCGCTGTACGGCAAGGTCGTGACGCGCAGCAGCAAGTACGCCGCGCATGACGAGGCCAACGAATACAAACTGGGGGACCGCGTGGAGATCATCGCGGTGCGTCCCATCTCCAAGACCAAGACCTGGAAGGTTACGCGACTGATCGAGCGCCCGCGCGGCACCGAGACCACCGCCGTGGAAACTGAGCTGGCCGGGAGCGAGGCATGA
- a CDS encoding 50S ribosomal protein L23, with translation MSYYDIIHQPVISEKAYAGMERGVYSFWVSPKATKTEIKSAIQRAFDVSVVGISTMNVRGKQKRVGRFMGTRNDRKKAVVRLAEGQRIEQLEGQA, from the coding sequence ATGAGCTACTACGACATCATCCACCAGCCGGTGATCAGCGAGAAGGCGTACGCAGGCATGGAGCGCGGCGTGTACTCGTTCTGGGTCAGCCCCAAGGCCACCAAGACCGAGATCAAGAGCGCCATCCAGCGTGCCTTCGACGTGTCCGTGGTGGGCATCAGCACCATGAACGTGCGCGGCAAGCAGAAGCGCGTGGGCCGTTTCATGGGCACCCGCAACGACCGCAAGAAGGCCGTGGTCCGTCTCGCCGAGGGTCAGCGCATCGAGCAACTCGAAGGCCAGGCCTAA
- the rpsC gene encoding 30S ribosomal protein S3 — MGNKINPNGFRLGITRGWNSRWYAGKKQYAGLLKEDEKIRNLIDKKLSAAGIARVEIERAGQQVNVIISAAKPGIVIGKGGDSIKGLRGDIERLVSAGTVAVNVAEIPNPNISAPLVALRIAEQIERRFAFRRAMKQAAQRVMESGARGVKIVLSGRLGGAEQARTEKVLEGRVPLHTLRADIDYGTALARTTYGILGIKVLVFNGEVIGGKTETLARPTRRDDRPRREDGDRPNRRRPAAGRRRPGGE, encoded by the coding sequence ATGGGCAATAAAATCAACCCGAACGGCTTCCGCCTGGGCATCACCCGGGGCTGGAACAGCCGCTGGTACGCCGGCAAGAAGCAGTACGCCGGCCTTCTGAAGGAAGACGAGAAGATCCGCAACCTGATCGACAAGAAGCTGTCCGCCGCAGGCATCGCCCGCGTCGAGATCGAGCGCGCAGGTCAGCAGGTGAACGTGATCATTTCCGCCGCCAAACCCGGCATCGTGATCGGCAAGGGCGGGGACAGCATCAAGGGCCTGCGCGGCGACATCGAGCGTCTGGTGTCTGCCGGCACGGTGGCCGTCAACGTCGCCGAGATTCCCAACCCCAACATCAGCGCGCCGCTGGTGGCCCTGCGCATCGCCGAGCAGATCGAGCGCCGCTTCGCCTTCCGCCGCGCCATGAAGCAGGCCGCGCAGCGCGTGATGGAGTCCGGCGCCCGTGGCGTCAAAATCGTGCTGTCCGGCCGTCTGGGCGGGGCCGAGCAGGCCCGCACCGAGAAGGTCCTGGAAGGCCGCGTGCCGCTGCACACCCTGCGCGCCGACATCGACTACGGCACGGCGCTGGCCCGCACCACCTACGGCATCCTGGGCATCAAGGTGCTGGTGTTCAACGGCGAAGTGATCGGTGGCAAGACCGAGACCCTGGCCCGCCCCACCCGCCGCGATGACCGTCCCCGCCGTGAAGACGGTGACCGTCCCAACCGCCGCCGTCCGGCCGCTGGCCGCCGTCGCCCCGGAGGTGAATGA
- the rplE gene encoding 50S ribosomal protein L5 encodes MQQLKQKYNETVKPAMMQQFGYSSVMAVPRIEKIVVNEGLGSSKEDSKAIDKAAKELGLITLQKPIVTKAKKSISNFKLRQGMPVGIKVTLRGERMYVFLEKLINIGLPRIRDFRGINPNAFDGRGNYNLGIKEQLIFPEITYDMVDKVRGMDITIVTSAKTDEEARALLQGLGLPFRK; translated from the coding sequence ATGCAACAGCTCAAGCAGAAGTACAACGAAACGGTCAAGCCTGCCATGATGCAGCAGTTTGGCTACTCGTCCGTGATGGCCGTGCCGCGTATCGAGAAGATCGTGGTCAACGAGGGCCTGGGCAGCAGCAAGGAAGACAGCAAGGCCATCGACAAGGCCGCCAAGGAACTGGGCTTGATCACGCTGCAAAAGCCCATCGTCACCAAGGCCAAGAAGAGCATCTCCAACTTTAAGCTGCGCCAGGGTATGCCGGTGGGCATCAAGGTCACGCTGCGCGGCGAGCGCATGTACGTGTTCCTGGAAAAGCTGATCAACATCGGCTTGCCCCGCATCCGCGATTTCCGTGGGATCAACCCCAACGCCTTCGATGGCCGCGGGAACTACAACCTCGGCATCAAAGAGCAGCTGATTTTCCCCGAAATCACCTATGATATGGTCGACAAGGTGCGCGGGATGGACATCACCATCGTGACCTCCGCGAAGACCGACGAAGAAGCCCGCGCCCTGCTCCAGGGACTGGGCCTGCCCTTCCGCAAGTAA
- the rpsH gene encoding 30S ribosomal protein S8 gives MLSDPIADMLTRIRNATRTFKETVDIPASKFKEELAKLLVKEGYVASYERLVPEGQKFDVLRVTLKYGQKREQVIKHIERISRPGRRAYVSADNLPRVQRGLGVAVVSTSRGLLPDREARKQGVGGEVVCVLW, from the coding sequence ATGCTGAGTGATCCTATCGCTGACATGCTCACGCGCATCCGCAACGCGACGCGCACATTCAAGGAGACTGTGGACATCCCGGCCTCCAAGTTCAAGGAAGAACTGGCCAAGCTGCTGGTCAAGGAAGGCTACGTGGCCTCCTATGAGCGCCTGGTCCCAGAAGGCCAGAAGTTCGACGTGCTGCGCGTGACCCTCAAGTACGGTCAGAAGCGCGAGCAGGTCATCAAGCACATCGAGCGCATCTCGCGCCCCGGCCGCCGCGCCTACGTGAGCGCCGACAACCTGCCCCGTGTTCAGCGCGGCCTGGGTGTGGCCGTGGTGTCCACCTCCCGTGGGCTGCTGCCGGACCGTGAAGCCCGCAAGCAGGGCGTGGGCGGCGAAGTCGTCTGCGTGCTCTGGTAA
- the rplP gene encoding 50S ribosomal protein L16, which produces MLLPKRTKYRKQHRGRMTGDAKGGDYVAFGDYGLIAMEPAWIRSNQIEACRIVMSRHFRRGGKIYIRIFPDKPVTKKPAETRMGKGKGAVEFWVSVVKPGRVMFEVSGVTEAQAKEAFRLAGHKLPIQTKMVKREVYDEAQ; this is translated from the coding sequence ATGCTTCTTCCCAAGCGCACCAAGTACCGCAAGCAGCACCGCGGCCGGATGACCGGCGACGCCAAGGGCGGCGACTACGTGGCCTTCGGCGACTACGGCCTGATTGCCATGGAACCCGCGTGGATCCGCAGCAACCAGATCGAGGCGTGCCGCATCGTGATGAGCCGCCACTTCCGCCGCGGCGGTAAGATCTACATCCGCATTTTCCCCGACAAGCCCGTCACCAAGAAGCCTGCCGAAACCCGAATGGGGAAAGGGAAGGGCGCGGTGGAATTCTGGGTCAGCGTCGTGAAGCCGGGCCGCGTGATGTTCGAGGTCTCCGGCGTGACCGAGGCCCAGGCCAAGGAAGCCTTCCGTCTGGCCGGTCACAAGCTGCCCATCCAGACCAAGATGGTCAAGCGCGAGGTTTACGATGAAGCCCAGTGA
- the rplV gene encoding 50S ribosomal protein L22 — translation MTAATSNAAPEQTYRNKKERKQLVKLRRPGYAVAKYVRISPRKVRLVVDLVRGKSVRDAEDLLRFIPRAASEPVAKVLNSAKHNALHNDEMLEDRLVITAAYVDAGPTLKRLIPRARGSANIIKKRTSHITIIVGERDSKGRN, via the coding sequence ATGACCGCTGCCACCTCCAACGCTGCCCCCGAGCAGACCTACCGCAACAAGAAAGAGCGCAAGCAGCTCGTCAAGCTGCGCCGTCCCGGCTACGCCGTGGCCAAGTACGTCCGCATCAGCCCCCGCAAGGTGCGTCTGGTCGTCGACCTGGTCCGTGGCAAGAGCGTGCGTGACGCCGAAGACCTGCTGCGCTTCATCCCCCGTGCAGCGAGCGAGCCCGTCGCCAAGGTGCTGAATAGCGCCAAGCACAACGCGCTGCACAACGACGAGATGCTCGAAGACCGTCTGGTGATCACGGCGGCCTACGTGGACGCCGGCCCCACCCTGAAGCGCCTGATCCCCCGCGCGCGCGGCAGTGCCAACATCATCAAGAAGCGCACCAGCCACATCACCATCATCGTGGGCGAGCGCGACAGCAAGGGGCGCAACTAA
- the rpsS gene encoding 30S ribosomal protein S19, with protein MPRSLKKGPFVDGHLLQKVDAQNEKKDKRVIKTWSRRSTVVPEMIGHTIAVHNGKQHIPVFVNEQMIGHKLGEFSPTRSYRGHGSEKSSKGSKKK; from the coding sequence ATGCCCCGTAGCCTCAAGAAAGGCCCGTTCGTCGACGGCCACCTGCTGCAAAAGGTGGACGCCCAGAACGAGAAGAAAGACAAGCGCGTGATCAAGACGTGGTCGCGCCGCTCCACCGTGGTTCCCGAGATGATCGGCCACACCATCGCCGTGCACAACGGCAAGCAGCACATCCCGGTGTTCGTGAACGAGCAGATGATTGGTCACAAGCTCGGCGAGTTCTCGCCCACGCGCAGCTACCGCGGCCACGGCAGCGAGAAGAGCAGCAAGGGGAGCAAGAAGAAATGA
- the rplX gene encoding 50S ribosomal protein L24 gives MPRPSAGSHHNDKLHVKKGDNVIVLSGKHKGQTGKVLLALPRDQKVVVEGVNMVTKNVKPSAGNPNGGQEQRELALHASKVSIVDPETGKATRVRRAIVDGKKVRVAVASGKNID, from the coding sequence ATGCCCCGTCCTAGCGCCGGAAGCCACCACAACGACAAGCTGCACGTCAAGAAGGGTGACAACGTCATCGTTCTGAGCGGTAAGCACAAGGGCCAGACTGGCAAGGTGCTGCTGGCGCTGCCGCGTGACCAGAAGGTCGTCGTGGAAGGCGTCAACATGGTCACCAAGAACGTCAAGCCCAGCGCCGGCAACCCCAACGGCGGCCAGGAGCAGCGCGAGCTGGCCCTGCATGCCAGCAAGGTGTCCATCGTGGATCCCGAAACCGGCAAGGCCACCCGCGTTCGCCGGGCCATCGTGGACGGCAAGAAAGTCCGCGTGGCTGTCGCGAGCGGCAAGAACATCGACTGA
- the rplB gene encoding 50S ribosomal protein L2, producing MAVKKYRPYTPSRRQMTTADFSGLTKKRPEKALTEGIGKSGGRNNRGRITSRFIGGGHKRLYRIIDFKRRDKSGVVAKVAAIEYDPNRSARIALLHYADGEKRYILAPEGLKVGATVNAGPEAEPKLGHALPLRFVPVGAVVHSVELVPGKGAQMARSAGTSIQVQGKESDYVILRLPSGELRRVHSECYATIGTVGNAEHKNINLGKAGRSRWLGRKPHQRGSAMNPVDHPHGGGEGRTGAGRVPVSPWGQPSKGLKTRRKRKVSDRFIITRRGGK from the coding sequence ATGGCCGTTAAAAAGTACCGTCCGTATACCCCGTCGCGCCGTCAGATGACGACCGCCGACTTCAGCGGGCTGACCAAGAAGCGCCCCGAAAAGGCGCTGACCGAGGGCATCGGCAAGTCCGGTGGCCGCAACAACCGGGGCCGCATCACCAGCCGCTTTATCGGCGGCGGGCACAAGCGTCTGTACCGCATCATCGACTTCAAGCGCCGCGACAAGTCCGGTGTGGTGGCCAAGGTCGCCGCGATTGAGTACGATCCCAACCGCAGCGCCCGCATCGCCCTGCTGCACTACGCCGACGGCGAGAAGCGTTACATCCTGGCCCCCGAGGGCCTGAAGGTGGGCGCCACCGTCAACGCCGGCCCCGAAGCCGAGCCCAAGCTGGGTCACGCCCTGCCGCTGCGCTTCGTGCCGGTGGGCGCCGTGGTGCACAGCGTGGAACTCGTTCCTGGCAAAGGCGCGCAGATGGCCCGCAGCGCCGGCACCAGCATTCAGGTGCAGGGCAAGGAAAGCGACTACGTGATCCTGCGCCTGCCCAGCGGCGAACTGCGCCGCGTGCACAGCGAGTGCTACGCCACCATCGGTACGGTGGGCAACGCCGAGCACAAGAACATCAACCTGGGGAAAGCTGGACGCAGCCGCTGGCTGGGCCGCAAGCCGCACCAGCGAGGCAGCGCCATGAACCCGGTGGATCACCCACACGGCGGTGGTGAAGGCCGCACCGGCGCAGGCCGCGTGCCTGTCTCGCCGTGGGGTCAGCCCAGCAAGGGCCTGAAGACCCGCCGCAAGCGCAAGGTCTCTGACCGCTTCATCATCACCCGCCGCGGCGGGAAGTAA
- the rplF gene encoding 50S ribosomal protein L6, with product MSRIGKSPIPMPSGVTYSADAGVFKVKGPKGELTVPFNKELSIKQDGDQLLVERPSDAQRHRALHGLTRSLVFNAVKGVSDGFTINLELRGVGYRAKLNGRALELTIGYSHPVVIQPPEGVTFTVPEPTKIDVSGIDKQLVGQVAANVRKVRKPDAYHGKGVRFLGEKIALKAGKAGATGGKGKK from the coding sequence ATGTCCCGAATTGGTAAATCTCCCATCCCCATGCCCAGCGGCGTGACCTACAGCGCCGACGCCGGCGTGTTCAAGGTCAAAGGCCCCAAGGGTGAACTGACCGTTCCCTTCAACAAGGAACTGAGCATCAAGCAGGACGGCGATCAACTGCTGGTCGAGCGTCCCAGCGATGCCCAGCGTCACCGCGCGCTGCACGGCCTGACCCGCAGTCTGGTCTTCAACGCCGTCAAGGGCGTCAGCGACGGCTTCACGATTAACCTGGAGCTGCGCGGCGTCGGTTACCGCGCCAAGCTGAACGGCCGGGCGCTGGAGCTGACCATCGGTTACAGCCACCCCGTGGTGATCCAGCCGCCCGAGGGCGTGACCTTCACCGTGCCAGAACCCACCAAGATCGACGTGAGCGGCATCGACAAGCAGCTCGTCGGCCAGGTGGCCGCCAACGTCCGCAAGGTCCGCAAGCCCGACGCCTACCACGGCAAGGGTGTGCGCTTCCTTGGCGAGAAGATTGCCCTGAAGGCCGGGAAAGCCGGTGCCACGGGCGGGAAAGGGAAGAAATAA
- the rplN gene encoding 50S ribosomal protein L14, translating into MIQTQSRLDVADNSGAREIMCIRVLNSGIGGKGLTSGGGGNKKFAHVGDIIVASVKDSAPRGAVKSGDVVKAVIVRTAHAVKRADGSTIRFDKNAAVIINNQGEPRGTRVFGPVARELRDRRFMKIVSLAPEVL; encoded by the coding sequence ATGATTCAGACCCAATCCCGTCTGGACGTGGCCGACAACAGCGGCGCCCGTGAAATCATGTGCATCCGCGTGCTGAACTCCGGCATCGGCGGCAAGGGCCTGACCTCGGGCGGCGGCGGCAACAAGAAGTTCGCGCACGTCGGTGACATCATCGTCGCCAGCGTCAAGGACTCTGCCCCGCGCGGCGCCGTCAAGTCCGGCGACGTGGTCAAGGCCGTGATCGTCCGCACCGCGCACGCCGTCAAGCGTGCCGACGGCAGCACCATCCGCTTCGACAAGAACGCCGCCGTCATCATCAACAACCAGGGCGAGCCTCGCGGCACCCGCGTCTTCGGGCCGGTGGCCCGCGAGCTGCGTGACCGCCGCTTCATGAAGATCGTGTCCCTGGCCCCGGAGGTGCTGTAA
- a CDS encoding type Z 30S ribosomal protein S14, producing the protein MANTSKVVKAARGHKFAVQNYSRCSRCGRARGYYRFFGMCRICIREMAHKGELPGVRKASW; encoded by the coding sequence ATGGCGAATACCTCCAAAGTTGTCAAGGCGGCGCGCGGCCACAAGTTTGCCGTGCAGAACTACAGCCGCTGCTCGCGCTGTGGCCGCGCCCGTGGCTACTACCGTTTCTTCGGCATGTGCCGCATCTGCATCCGCGAGATGGCGCACAAGGGCGAACTGCCCGGCGTGCGGAAAGCGAGCTGGTAA
- the rpmC gene encoding 50S ribosomal protein L29: MKPSEMRELGADKFASEIESRKKELMELRFQAAMGNLAQPHRVTQLRREVAQLNTIRHEQARKQGEQA; the protein is encoded by the coding sequence ATGAAGCCCAGTGAGATGCGCGAGCTGGGGGCCGACAAGTTCGCCTCCGAGATCGAGTCCCGCAAGAAAGAACTGATGGAGCTGCGTTTTCAGGCGGCCATGGGCAACCTGGCCCAGCCGCACCGCGTGACGCAGCTGCGCCGCGAAGTGGCCCAGCTCAATACCATCCGGCATGAGCAGGCCCGCAAGCAGGGAGAGCAGGCATGA